One Taeniopygia guttata chromosome 16, bTaeGut7.mat, whole genome shotgun sequence DNA window includes the following coding sequences:
- the LOC115491912 gene encoding C-type lectin domain family 2 member L isoform X3, with the protein MAEVPCEEGGDSAAVMELLQQRAEGRTNFSLRCTNDRKVTIAVTVLAVVLLLTVAILTLAAKKHPPCSAPTLPSCLESGIGFGNKCFYFLEEEVDWEGSQHSCLSRQAHLATIDTREELKMRTKTILILLLEVEVFLPKEGIRGISGLVQAALETTDKEVEQVNHYRNILKRVE; encoded by the exons ATGGCAGAAGTCCCTTGTGAAGAAG GTGGAGACTCAGCTGCTgtgatggagctgctgcagcagagagcagagggaaggacCA ATTTCAGCCTCAGATGCACCAATGACAGAAAGGTGACCATTGCGGTCACTGTGCTCGCTGTGGTGCTGCTTCTTACTGTCGCCATCCTCACACTGGCAG CTAAGAAACACCCAccctgctcagctcccaccctgcccagctgcctggaGAGTGGGATCGGCTTTGGGAACAAGTGCTTTTACTTTCTGGAGGAGGAAGTGGACTGGGAAGGGAGTCAGCACTCCTGCCTCTCCCGCCAAGCCCACCTGGCCACCATTGACACCAGGGAGGAGCTG AAAATGAGAACCAAAACAATCCTGATCCTCCTGTTAGAAGTGGAAGTATTCCTCCCCAAGGAAGGTATCAGAGGCATCTCGGGACTTGTCCAGGCAGCACTTGAAACCACTGAT AAGGAAGTGGAGCAAGTGAACCATTATAGGAACATATTGAAACGAGTAGAATGA
- the LOC115491912 gene encoding C-type lectin domain family 2 member E isoform X2, translating to MELLQQRAEGRTNFSLRCTNDRKVTIAVTVLAVVLLLTVAILTLAAKKHPPCSAPTLPSCLESGIGFGNKCFYFLEEEVDWEGSQHSCLSRQAHLATIDTREELRFLLRYGNFMEFWVGLWREGSGPWKWLNGSLFNALFDIQGNGHCAYTNSHRISSDRCSEMKFSICSHLQRHPSEVQKDTEILNST from the exons atggagctgctgcagcagagagcagagggaaggacCA ATTTCAGCCTCAGATGCACCAATGACAGAAAGGTGACCATTGCGGTCACTGTGCTCGCTGTGGTGCTGCTTCTTACTGTCGCCATCCTCACACTGGCAG CTAAGAAACACCCAccctgctcagctcccaccctgcccagctgcctggaGAGTGGGATCGGCTTTGGGAACAAGTGCTTTTACTTTCTGGAGGAGGAAGTGGACTGGGAAGGGAGTCAGCACTCCTGCCTCTCCCGCCAAGCCCACCTGGCCACCATTGACACCAGGGAGGAGCTG cgTTTCCTCCTGCGCTATGGGAACTTCATGGAGTTCTGGGTTGGTCTCTGGAGGGAAGGTTCTGGACCTTGGAAATGGCTCAATGGCTCCCTCTTCAATGCCCT GTTTGACATCCAGGGCAATGGCCACTGCGCCTACACGAACTCCCACAGGATCAGCAGTGACAGGTGCTCTGAGATGAAATTCTCCATCTGCAGCCACCTGCAGAGACACCCCAGTGAAGTCCAGAAGGATACAGAAATCCTGAATTCCACCTGA
- the LOC115491912 gene encoding C-type lectin domain family 2 member B isoform X1 translates to MAEVPCEEGGDSAAVMELLQQRAEGRTNFSLRCTNDRKVTIAVTVLAVVLLLTVAILTLAAKKHPPCSAPTLPSCLESGIGFGNKCFYFLEEEVDWEGSQHSCLSRQAHLATIDTREELRFLLRYGNFMEFWVGLWREGSGPWKWLNGSLFNALFDIQGNGHCAYTNSHRISSDRCSEMKFSICSHLQRHPSEVQKDTEILNST, encoded by the exons ATGGCAGAAGTCCCTTGTGAAGAAG GTGGAGACTCAGCTGCTgtgatggagctgctgcagcagagagcagagggaaggacCA ATTTCAGCCTCAGATGCACCAATGACAGAAAGGTGACCATTGCGGTCACTGTGCTCGCTGTGGTGCTGCTTCTTACTGTCGCCATCCTCACACTGGCAG CTAAGAAACACCCAccctgctcagctcccaccctgcccagctgcctggaGAGTGGGATCGGCTTTGGGAACAAGTGCTTTTACTTTCTGGAGGAGGAAGTGGACTGGGAAGGGAGTCAGCACTCCTGCCTCTCCCGCCAAGCCCACCTGGCCACCATTGACACCAGGGAGGAGCTG cgTTTCCTCCTGCGCTATGGGAACTTCATGGAGTTCTGGGTTGGTCTCTGGAGGGAAGGTTCTGGACCTTGGAAATGGCTCAATGGCTCCCTCTTCAATGCCCT GTTTGACATCCAGGGCAATGGCCACTGCGCCTACACGAACTCCCACAGGATCAGCAGTGACAGGTGCTCTGAGATGAAATTCTCCATCTGCAGCCACCTGCAGAGACACCCCAGTGAAGTCCAGAAGGATACAGAAATCCTGAATTCCACCTGA